From Plasmodium coatneyi strain Hackeri chromosome 7, complete sequence:
AATAGCAATGGAAAGAAGATGAACTTCTTCGATTACTACGGGTGTATATACCCATTTAATATGCCCATAAGTTTGTACAAGTACCCCCCGATTTTTGGGTACTGCAGTTTAAGTGATTTCCAGGAAATAGGAGCAAAGCGACTGGCCCTGTTGCAGTTCCTGGATACGTGTAGCATCAgcggggaggaagaaaaggacacAAATAACAACACAAAAGGGAGGATGGACAAGGATAACTCAGCTAATAACTACAAtgatagtaaaaataaacaaatcaGACAGAAAATATTCGAATATAATTTTGGAATTCAGTCTATGAAAAATTAcagtaaagaagaaatggaaaatataatcATGACAGATTTGTTATCCCACTATATCTTAAGAATAGCTTTTGCAAAAgataaggaaaaacaacAGTGGTTCCTAAAGCAGGAATTAAAACTATTTATATTTCGCTTAAAtgagttaaaaaatattaacgtATTGAATTCACATAACCTTGGAGAAAGTGAACGAGGATTAATTcatttgttaaaaagggaaaatttaaattatgaATTTTTATCCAAACCGGTGATATCATCCTTTGGGGCGAAAGATGAAGCgtgggaaaaatatacgtcCTTTATCCCTAATAGGGATACCATCGAAAAGGTTTTTAaaattcccttctttccGGATGCTTACTTTTTAGTGAAAGATCATAAGGTGTGTGTAGATAAAGCGATTGCATATGTACCAGATATATATTTAGACGTTATTTTAGTCACTCAGTTTAAAATAACCATTAAGGAGTCCTTCAAACACCTAGATCAGAATGAAAAACTGCTACTTAATGTGCAGAATGATAGTAGAATATCCTCCTTCCTGACGGCACTACCAAAGGCATACGTTGCGAAGGATTACAGACAGAATTATGAACACACACAGGAAACTAGACTCATGCCACAAAATttgtataatatttataagcAGTCGTTTCCCCCTTGTATGCGTAGAATCTTCgtaaattttataaaagaaaaacatctGAAACATTGGGGAAGGCAACAGCTGTGGTTGTTCTTAAAAGGGGCGGGAATGACACTGGAGGAAAACATCCACACGAATAGATCCATATGGTTACAACCAGATAAATTTGATAAGGAGCATCGATATACTATACGCTATATGTATGgcaaggaggggaaaaaaacagattTTAGCCCCTATAATTGCTCCagaattataaataattttcctaTTCCTTCAAGTGGAGATACTCATGGGTGTCCTTTTAAGAACTTCGACGAGGCTCACTTGAAAagccttctcttcttctttgggCTGACTGATAGTCagataaaaaatatcatgCCTTTCAAAATGAGCAATGAATACCAGATGGCTTGCGTGAAGTTCTTCATGGAAATGCACCCCGGCTCGACTGCCGACGGGGTGGGCAATCACCCCAACTCGTACTACATCGAGAGTAGGAAGTAAGCGCGTCACAAGTGGGTCATCGAGTTGATCGTTCCCACATGTAGGCGTATACGCCCAATCGGTTGCAACTGCGTGGCCGCTTCACTCATACGttcatttcccccctccgCAGGTACTACAAATCGAAGGCAACCAACGGGACAAGCAAAACGGGTGCGGAAAAGGCAACCACCAGTTGAACCCCCTCCCGAAGGTGCACATTCTACACGGCCGGAATTTGATATAGGACTGCCACGATCACCCGATGCACTACGGTGGAGCCGTAGCGCCGTGCACACTACGCGGTCGGGCAAGCGTGAGCAAGTGGAAGAAGGCAAATGTGCTCCCCCTTTGCATACATACTCGCCTCCTCCCCCtatgtcctttttttgtgttcgcACTTTTGGCCCCCTGGTGATAcaccccaaatgggaagtaACCCAACTAATGCCCCCCCCTTGGCAAATCAAATTCAATTACTCATTCCGGGTTTTCCCCAACCAGTTGGCTAATTTGATTTAATAACTGGCGAAGCATCTGCACTTGCGAACTGTTCGACTGGTCGGATTTTCCATTCTGCTGTAGAgtctcctcttcatcattgGAATTACCAAGGTTTTTCGAATGAGCCAGTTGAGTGTTCTCACCCGGGGAGTTCGCCATATTCtcacaattttgtaaaatctTCTGGAcgaaaaatttgcacagtTGAAAAATTTCTTTGGAGGATGAACTGTAAGCATCCAGATCACAGCAACCAACCCCATGTTGACATGCATTAATGAGCTCCTGATTGAAGGTGATCCTACCAGCATAGTCTACATTCATCTCTGCACACATTTTATCGACCGTGTAGTTGGAAACAAAAACGGATTGGTACATATTTTCTACTATTCCTAAAATGGGGATGTTggtttttttgcaaaattcgATCTCCTTCTTAACGTCACAAATGGATAGGATATGTGGCGTGGTAACTATTATGCACccatttaaattattttttaaataggaGCAAATGGTAAGGTGTTCATCGCTCGTTCCTGGTGGTGTGTCTATAATTAAAAAGTCCAAACTCTTCCAGTAGACATCACACAAGAACTGTTTAAttagtccattttttttgggacCCCTCCAAATAACTGGGTCATCAAAATTGGGCAGTAAATATCCCACAGACATGATagacaaattatttttataaatgggAACCCATCCGTTCATGCTATAGTTAACGTCACAGTTCACTGTTTGCGTTAGGACTGGGATGGACGGTCCACATATATCAATGTCGAGGAGACCTACATCGTAGTTCAGGTAGGATAATGAAAAGGCTAACTGAGTTGCTACTGTAGACTTTCCTACCCCTCCTTTTCCAGATAATaccaaaattttatattttacattttttaaattttcttggACTTGATTAaaaatttgatttttttccttctccttttctttcttcaatTCTGGATCGTTGCAAATTCTTTGGTTTGGGCACCCCTCGCAGATTTTCGACTTCCCTGCTTGTTCGTTCTCCATGCCTGGGCACCCTTCTGGGATGTCTTGCCCGTCACCACGTTGTTCATCACTACTGCGGTgcttttttccatccttcgCGTGACGGCCacattttctcattttccacTTGGCTATGGCTCTCTCCACCGTGCACGCCAAACATTTTCGCACTTCCCTCCTGTTGGCGAATAGGTAGCTTATCGTCAATCCTGCCAATGACCCAATCAGAATGGGGATGGCGTTTCTCCTCGTGTaggcatacatatgtatggcCACCTAATTGCTGTTCCtctatgtatattttttccgatTGGCGCTTTAAGCAGTGATACATGTGAGGGGAGGGCACAAATTACGCGACTGGCTATTTGTAGAACCTCCCTCTGCGGTTTGCACAGATGAATGGGCAACACTTTCATAAACCCTTAAACATATGTGTGGAAGCTACACCCcgctcgaaaaaaaaaacgctttcaattttgttcctgggaggaaaaaatgcaactgTAGGGGAAGCGGCCgcatcgttttttttttcttttttgccaaaaTTTGCCAATTTGTGTGCCACATGCGGAGAGTGCAGTATCGATTTGGTAAAAGGGCTGATCAGGCATTGCCTCCTGGGGGGCGCTTACaccttcgaaaaaaaaaaaaaaaaaaatgacaaaggaGCAGTTATGTTGATGATGCAACCTATCAAACCTTTTGTGCAATATATTACGCATCCATGGACTTTGGGAATTTTCTCCCAATAGGGAAAGAGGTGCCCCGTTGAGGTGCCTCCCTTACTGATGTTGTGGCGGATTGGCTACGTAGGGGCAGCAGCGCCGGGGAGTGAATTCCCCCACATGGGCATCCCCCCTTTAAGCAAATTTGTCACATCCCATTTTAGTGTTAAAGAGTGAtaagtgattttttttaaaaaaagttaggGGGGTAAAACGAAAGCACAAATGCGACCAGGACATCGCGAAGTGGAAGTAAAAGGgtaaacaacaaaaatgagaatgaaaagaagtaAATGTGTAGCTACCTAGTGGATAACCGAACAACCTTGAGGTGaccccccctccccccaaaTGATAGTCACTGAACGGAAACAAAACTGTGCAGTCAGGACGCGCGAAGTAGGGAAGACACAATTGGAAACGCCAAACGTAACGCTACTTCGACATGGGTCGTCTTCTCTATGCTGGATAGAACCATGTAGGGTGATTGCTGGACAAGAGCCCCAATTTACGtaggggtaaaaaaagtttaaaaaagaagcttcCCTTGCAAACTCAGACGCTCCAGGATGCTGTCGCCACACTCCTGATAGTCCGCCCGTGTGATTTGATAATTGTGATAATCGAACAGTTCCAAAAAGTAGTGAGCCCCCGAGTAGGTGGCATATTTTTGAAGCATCTTCCTCCGTACAGCATGCACATTGATACAAACGTTGCTGTaaaagtttttccttttaacaaAGTCATATAATTCATTTTGTAATCTTTCACGAAATCCTCTGATGATGCTTGATCCCCCCGTCAggtaaatattttcaaagAGTTCCTTTCGAGTATCTATGGGGCACTTTTGAATGGTGTCGTAAATTACACAGGGGAGGGTGCTCTCTGTGAGGGCGGAGCTCAGGTTGACTTTCCAACTGGGGGAGGACTCCCTTATAGTAAAGTTTGGGATCCAACTAGGAGACCCACTCAAACGAAATCCTTCATTCACATCGTACGTGTGCAGCTGCTTGTATGACTCCGTTTTTAAGTAATTCCCCAAATAACatggagagaaaaatatttcagtAGAAGTCACAGCTGAGGAggatattttattaaaatgtaACTCGAAGGAACTAACTAAATAATTTCGCGGAGTTCGATCGTAAAGTAGGGAAAGATAACCACAGTCTTCTCTAGTTTTTGGAGTGAATACCCGTTTctcctttgcaatttttgcagCCTCCATTGATACATCCTTTTGGtagattttattttttttcatttcgtcGAAAATTTGATTGTCTATGTCGTACCCCCCGATGTGGTAGGTGCTTGTCAGGTCGGGCAGGGGGATTCCATTTATCACAGGGGTGCAGGTCGTCTTAGTACTTCCGATGTTTACTAAGATAGCTGTAAAATTGAACAAGTTTAAGGAGTGTAGGTTCGCGATGCACTCCTCCGGGTATGGTTCCTTCCCCACTATTTTCTTCCGCTGTGTGCTAAATTCCCCTTTGTCTTTTTCTGCTCCCGTTACGAAGGTTTCACCTGCGCAGTCACAATTTGTAGATGAGTCCTTCTCATCATCTCTATAAAGTAGGACCTCACGCCCGTgttgcttctcctttttttccttcgctaGATTTTCTAAAATGAtgagagaagaaagaaaagagggcTCCCTAAAGGTCACACTCTGCACTTGAAATGTGTCAAATAAAATATCCCCCAGGGTGGAAAAATCATGCGTACTATTTATGCtagaaaagggaataaacAAATCTTTgtcttttaaatttattttgtaaaaattactGAAGCAGTGGAAAAGGCACTCTTCTATGATATCGTAGTTTTTATATGGTGGATGTGCATAACCCAGTTCTCTCCATGGTTCAATGACTTCCATTTGGGGTACCCGCAAGCTTTGCAATTTGCAGTCATACTTATTTATCAGTCCAACTTTGAAAGAATAATTTCCCAGAGATAGCAGGACGATATTATTTTCTATGGGTAAATAACTGTTCACCTTTTGGATGTCGCTACATGTGGTATTTGAGAAGCTACTGAAGCTTATTCGTTTGtggagtttttttcttttttcgctcGACGGGGGGGAGTTGCTTAAATTGACGTATGGCCCCAGTGGGTCCTTCAGCTTCAGGTACAGGCTCTCCGTTATGGGGCTGTACGTGGGAGTTTTCCGCCCCTCGCCCTGCCCCTTCATCAGGACGGCATCAACACAATAGAATTTGGCAAATCggccaagggggggaagggatgGCCCGTATAGACTTGCGAATGCTTTTTCAACTGTCCTGCCCTACGCAACCGAAACTGCGTCCAGAGCACACACCTGCTTGGAACCCGACTTCGGTGTGAACACTTCGACCGTTTCGGCTTTCCCTTGCTTGGTAGGTTTATGTCGCATTGTGCTTGTCCCCTTTTCTGCACACAGAGCAGTGCGTGATGAACCGCGCAGCTACGATGGGTACATTTTGGCGAAGCAACATATCTCTTTAGAAATTctgtctttttctttttttttcgttcctttttatcCCCCCCCTACGAATTTACCCACTCAAGTTCCATACAGCCGCGCCAGCAGGAAgccttctttcttcattcaaAGCGGACGCGGgagatgcaaaaaaaaaaatgtagactTACTATAACGATTCGGTGTGCATTTCCGATTTGGAAAAAGCAAATCTGCaaaattacatatatttatgtttatatttacatttatgtgttttttttttcttaattaaAAAGAGCTTTCTTTCTATAGGGAGAAAATCAAAAATGACCAGAGGCAACTTttcatgtgcaaaaaatagcggaacaaaaatgacaaaaaaaaaaaaaaaaagtgacggAAAAATGCTCGtaattgaagaagaaatgaatcAAAAATCACATAATCCTGCAACACTGTTTCCTTTTAAGTTTCTTGCTTTGCTTAAATAACTGCTTAGTCGTAGCtgagcaaaaaagaaaaaaaaaaagtaaaaaaatccGTGTGCGTGGATGGGACAAATGAAGCGGTTAAAGTTAAAGAACTAGCTGCATGGAAAGGGTGtgcaaggagaaaaatattcagATGATCATGGTCTCAAGAACATAGaccccctccttcccccttttccaaaGGAGAGAATAGCGATGAGGTGAATTTACTCGAAAGATCCTTGCTCTTGTCGACGAGGACATCCAAATTTTCCCTGTTCCTGATGAGTGCGTCCATAGTTGTTCTCACTTTTTCCTGCGTAGCagaggaagggggggaggaggcggaaaaaaataatgtacaCTGTGTGCATTCTTCATGGCGCATCAAAAGGTCAAGAATTAGTCGAGATGTTAGGCTGCCCTTTCCATATCCTCATTGCACACATAAGATAAAACGAAAAGGGGAACGCATATGCCTGTTAGGTCATTCGATAACTGGCCCAAACAGATACGCGTCCCTAATCCACTCTTTCACCCTTACAATGTTCTCGCTGATTTTCATATTTGTGTTGGCTATGGCATCACACGTCAGTGGGTCCtgagagggaaggaagatcaTCGGTTCAGTGTTGATTACTCTTCATGCACACAGTTCATACGTATTCGTGGGAAACGAGTTAactgtgcatatatttgGGAGGGAactgtttcctttttttttttttaagaacccCCCTTAATATGACTCACCTTATACTTGGACAGATATGAATTCAAATTGAAGTCAATTTTGTTGTCCTGCTTTACCTCCGACCACACATCTTTCGGAATGGTGCGAATAAAGTCCATGTAAATTTCGTTAATCATATAAAAGGCCACTctgtgggggggaaaaaaaaggggggggatggagcaactcccttttttgcataaaCGGCGAAGATGGGGGGATCGTATTTTTTGGCATACACcataaaggtaaaaaaaaagggggaaaggtaTTCCCCTCCTGTTATCCACCCATTAGCAAATTTCGacgcacaaaatggaaggaaaaaagaaaagtaccTCTCTGGGTAATCATCCGTGGCTATTACAACCGGGCAGATATTATCCGAGAATTTGAATGCAAAGACTGTGTTGCTTTCATGTGTGATGATTTCCTTCGTGTTGTATTCGATCTGCGCGGAAGGGGGTAATGGCAAAAGGGTTATCGGAGAAAAGGCACACATATTGTGCGTTCTATAATGCATTGCAGTGGGTGGTATGTGGACACCCCAACAGCTGCGAAGGCAATATCGCCGTCTTTGCCAACCCTTGACGGAACCGTCCTAGCTACAAAAAACGCGGCTTCTTTGAAGGCCTTCTTTTTGATAAAAGAATATCTGCATAATGGGAAGTGGAAATGGTggttgggggggaaaaacacaaacTACTCCTATATGCACTCCCCGGAAATGCGGGTTGCCATGAGATGCCCATTTCGGGAGCTACTCCACGTGAGCGAAATTATGCCCATGTAACGAGCGTCATTTTAAATTGTGCCATTTAAAGTGGTCCTCTTAAGGGGGATCGCTTTGCCTCTCTTCCTAACGCATTCAAATCAGTGGCggaacaaaggaaaataatatcATCTACATGTCTGGTCAAAATAATGGCTAGTAAATTCATCTTTATTTGgcaagaatgaaaaagggcAGGTTTAAGAAGGGGCCGACAGGGGGGGCATTATATATCCGTTTCGAATTTCGCCTGTTCTTGTGCGcataagcatatatacacacaacgtacatgcatatatgtataatgtacatgtgtgtggCACGATTAGCACATGGCGAAAACGAGAAGAGCCCCTTTTATTTGAATAATTTGACCAAAgtaaattaacaaaaattgCATGTGTACTGTACACTCGTTGCTAGTTCGGAGGTTAAAAGGATACAGTTTGTCACGGACGGTGTGCAATCAAATATGCGGAGACACGCAGGGGGGAAGACGCGTTGCACAGAATAATTTCCACAGATCGGAGAATCGAAATATACGTAAAAATGTCAAATGATGAGATTATCCTTGAAAAGAGTTATCTCCCGAGGTGGCCGGTTAAAGCGAGGGCAACGAAGCGAAACGatgcaatttttcctttttttaaacatctctaaacggaaaaataaaagagtaaaaaaataaaggttaaaagaataaaaaacaaaattcacTTTTCTGTATTTTCCCCAAAAAGAGATAGTGAAAAATGCtgacatttaaaaaaaatgaacgaacaataagaatatatatgtatatatgtatatctCCAGAACGGTAACCATGTGTACATTATGATGGCATAAATgccagaaaataaaagccccttccccccctctgAAAATTTAatcaaaaggggaaactaCACACTGTATGTAATTCTCTTCACACAAAATGGCGCGAATTTTCTGCCTCACATTTTAGCAACTATGTTTTgccaacaaaaatgaaaaacgcCGTGCGCACTTCAATTTTCTATAACAATGGCACTTGTTTCCGCAGcattgaatttttattttttatttttgtgtccCTTTAGTTGACTATTAAGTTGGTTCCAGGGGcattacatataaatatattatgtacgtattatatacatattgtTTTTCCCGCTCTTTTCCCGttcttttccaatttgttttCCGTTTATTTTCCGCTTatttcccgttttttttacataaaaaaaaacaactcgTGCTGGCAGATGATTTGCAATTACTGCCATATGTATTAAATAAGTGTGGGGAAAACCAGCTTGGCAAATGCCCCGCGCAAGGAGAAGAAAGCTTTTTGACATGTTGGGCATGTCACTTGGGGGCGAAATCATGCGTCGGCTTTGGCGTCCCTTTTTGCAGCCCTGTACATTGACAACGCAATCTGCATATTGACGAAGCGGTTTGTATATTATCGCAACCGCTGCTCGCAGTAGATCCCAAGCTGTGGGGGAGCCACGCCCACATGAGACCGAagaatttctccttttggcGCTC
This genomic window contains:
- a CDS encoding DNA primase large subunit, with protein sequence MIVRKRSINGTPVEKGRMNEKKLQNITIKNYEINSNGKKMNFFDYYGCIYPFNMPISLYKYPPIFGYCSLSDFQEIGAKRLALLQFLDTCSISGEEEKDTNNNTKGRMDKDNSANNYNDSKNKQIRQKIFEYNFGIQSMKNYSKEEMENIIMTDLLSHYILRIAFAKDKEKQQWFLKQELKLFIFRLNELKNINVLNSHNLGESERGLIHLLKRENLNYEFLSKPVISSFGAKDEAWEKYTSFIPNRDTIEKVFKIPFFPDAYFLVKDHKVCVDKAIAYVPDIYLDVILVTQFKITIKESFKHLDQNEKLLLNVQNDSRISSFLTALPKAYVAKDYRQNYEHTQETRLMPQNLYNIYKQSFPPCMRRIFVNFIKEKHLKHWGRQQLWLFLKGAGMTLEENIHTNRSIWLQPDKFDKEHRYTIRYMYGKEGKKTDFSPYNCSRIINNFPIPSSGDTHGCPFKNFDEAHLKSLLFFFGLTDSQIKNIMPFKMSNEYQMACVKFFMEMHPGSTADGVGNHPNSYYIESRKYYKSKATNGTSKTGAEKATTS
- a CDS encoding Nucleotide binding protein, giving the protein MYAYTRRNAIPILIGSLAGLTISYLFANRREVRKCLACTVERAIAKWKMRKCGRHAKDGKKHRSSDEQRGDGQDIPEGCPGMENEQAGKSKICEGCPNQRICNDPELKKEKEKEKNQIFNQVQENLKNVKYKILVLSGKGGVGKSTVATQLAFSLSYLNYDVGLLDIDICGPSIPVLTQTVNCDVNYSMNGWVPIYKNNLSIMSVGYLLPNFDDPVIWRGPKKNGLIKQFLCDVYWKSLDFLIIDTPPGTSDEHLTICSYLKNNLNGCIIVTTPHILSICDVKKEIEFCKKTNIPILGIVENMYQSVFVSNYTVDKMCAEMNVDYAGRITFNQELINACQHGVGCCDLDAYSSSSKEIFQLCKFFVQKILQNCENMANSPGENTQLAHSKNLGNSNDEEETLQQNGKSDQSNSSQVQMLRQLLNQISQLVGENPE
- a CDS encoding Prenylated protein, producing the protein MNLLAIILTRHVDDIIFLCSATDLNAYSFIKKKAFKEAAFFVARTVPSRIEYNTKEIITHESNTVFAFKFSDNICPVVIATDDYPERVAFYMINEIYMDFIRTIPKDVWSEVKQDNKIDFNLNSYLSKYKDPLTCDAIANTNMKISENIEKVRTTMDALIRNRENLDVLVDKSKDLSTTTKQLFKQSKKLKRKQCCRIM